The following are from one region of the Amia ocellicauda isolate fAmiCal2 chromosome 1, fAmiCal2.hap1, whole genome shotgun sequence genome:
- the mchr2a gene encoding melanin concentrating hormone receptor 2a produces MSDLDPRCWNHTHAILNSSWSPGDTYLEFHSVAETIILPSFVGIICSTGLVGNILILVTIIRSTKKTIPDVYICNLAVADLVHVTVMPFLIHQWARGGQWVFGSPLCTIITSLDTCNQTACTAIMTAMSLDRYLALVHPFRLTSLRTRSKTIRINLGIWAISFILVLPVWVYSKVITFKDGLESCAFDLASPHDVLGYTLYQTITSFFLPLPLIILCYILILCYTWKMYKLNKKARRYSTTIPRERVIRLTKMVLVLVGVFLISAAPYHVIQLVNLHITKPTLTYYICYYISICLSYASSSINPFLYVLLSGNFRKRLTGCTSIRMRSTEQEINNIENTLKSSF; encoded by the exons ATGAGTGACCTGGATCCCCGGTGCTGGAACCACACGCACGCAATCCTGAACAGCTCCTGGAGTCCTGGAGACACTTATCTGGAATTTCACAGCGTCGCAGAGACCATCATTCTGCCCTCCTTCGTGGGCATAATCTGTTCCACTGGACTTGTTGGAAACATCCTCATCCTGGTGACAATCATAAG GTCAACGAAGAAGACAATTCCAGACGTGTACATCTGTAACCTGGCAGTGGCAGATCTTGTTCATGTGACTGTGATGCCATTCCTGATCCACCAGTGGGCACGTGGAGGGCAGTGGGTGTTTGGCAGCCCTTTGTGCACTATTATTACATCATTGGACACCTGCAACCAGACGGCATGTACTGCTATTATGACTGCTATGAGCTTGGACAG GTACCTTGCCCTAGTTCACCCTTTCCGGCTGACGAGTCTGAGGACAAGGTCAAAGACCATTCGGATAAATCTGGGCATCTGGGCCATTTCCTTCATCCTGGTTCTTCCTGTTTGGGTCTACTCCAAGGTTATCACTTTCAAAGATGGATTAGAAAGCTGTGCTTTTGATTTAGCTTCACCACACGACGTACTGGG GTACACATTATACCAGACCATTACCTCTTTCTTTCTGCCCCTGCCGCTGATTATTCTATGTTACATTTTGATTCTGTGCTACACCTGGAAGATgtacaaactgaataaaaaagCACGACG CTACAGCACCACCATCCCGAGAGAGAGGGTGATACGTCTGACTAAAATGGTGCTGGTTCTGGTAGGTGTCTTCCTTATAAGTGCGGCTCCTTATCATGTGATCCAGCTGGTGAACCTTCACATCACCAAGCCAACCCTCACCTACTATATCTGTTACTACATTTCCATCTGCCTCAGCTATGCCAGCAGCAGCATTAACCCTTTCCTCTACGTGCTCCTGAGTGGAAATTTCCGAAAGAGACTCACAGGCTGTACCAGCATCAGGATGAGGAGCACTGAGCAGGAAATTAACAACATTGAAAATACCCTGAAGTCCAGTTTTTAA